The Deinococcus koreensis genome window below encodes:
- a CDS encoding thiolase family protein, protein MRDAVIVSAVRTPVGRGIKGTLANTRPDDLAALVLNEAVRRAGVDVNLVEDVYFGCAIPEAEQGLNIARLAALRAGMPDSVGGVTVNRFCSSGLQTIAMAAAAIQAGQAEVMLAGGVESMSMLPMSGHNPSPNADLVDSRPGAYIGMGLTAENVAAKYGISRADQDAFAFRSHQRAAAAQDAGKFDAEIVAVPVRRDSMKGTKLKSESINFDRDELIRRDANLDDMGKVRPAFKATGSVSAANSSPFSDGAAAVLIMSSEKAQELGVKPLAKFLGFAVAGVEPELMGIGPVKAVPKVLAQTGLTLADIDLIELNEAFAAQSLAVARELGLNEEIMNVNGGAIALGHPLGCSGAKLATTAIYELRRRGGGKALITMCIGGGMGAAGIIEVYPEEALAAD, encoded by the coding sequence ATGCGTGACGCTGTCATCGTATCCGCTGTTCGTACCCCCGTGGGCCGTGGCATCAAAGGCACCCTCGCCAACACCCGCCCCGACGACCTCGCCGCCCTGGTGCTGAACGAGGCCGTGCGCCGCGCGGGCGTGGACGTGAATCTGGTCGAGGACGTCTACTTCGGCTGCGCCATCCCCGAGGCCGAGCAGGGCCTCAACATCGCCCGGCTGGCGGCGCTGCGGGCCGGGATGCCCGACTCGGTGGGCGGCGTGACCGTCAACCGCTTCTGCTCCAGCGGCCTGCAGACCATCGCCATGGCGGCGGCGGCCATCCAGGCGGGGCAGGCCGAGGTAATGCTGGCCGGCGGCGTGGAGTCCATGAGCATGTTGCCCATGAGCGGCCACAACCCCAGCCCCAACGCCGATCTGGTCGATTCGCGCCCCGGCGCCTACATCGGCATGGGCCTGACCGCCGAGAACGTGGCGGCCAAGTACGGCATCTCGCGCGCCGATCAGGACGCCTTCGCCTTCCGCAGCCACCAGCGCGCCGCCGCCGCCCAGGACGCCGGCAAGTTCGACGCCGAGATCGTCGCCGTGCCGGTTCGCCGGGACTCCATGAAGGGCACCAAGCTCAAGTCCGAGTCGATCAACTTCGACAGGGACGAGCTGATCCGCCGCGACGCCAACCTGGACGACATGGGCAAGGTGCGCCCGGCCTTCAAGGCGACCGGCTCGGTGTCGGCCGCCAACTCCAGCCCCTTCTCGGACGGCGCCGCCGCCGTGCTGATCATGAGCAGCGAGAAGGCGCAGGAACTGGGCGTCAAACCCCTGGCGAAGTTCCTGGGCTTCGCGGTGGCGGGCGTGGAACCCGAACTGATGGGCATCGGCCCGGTCAAGGCCGTCCCCAAGGTGCTGGCGCAGACCGGCCTGACCCTGGCGGACATCGACCTGATCGAGCTGAACGAGGCCTTCGCGGCGCAGTCGCTGGCCGTGGCCCGTGAACTGGGGCTGAACGAGGAGATCATGAACGTGAACGGCGGCGCCATCGCGCTTGGGCACCCGCTGGGCTGCTCCGGGGCCAAGCTCGCCACGACCGCCATCTACGAACTGCGGCGGCGGGGCGGTGGCAAGGCGCTGATCACCATGTGCATCGGCGGCGGCATGGGCGCGGCCGGCATCATCGAGGTCTACCCGGAAGAGGCGCTGGCCGCCGACTGA
- a CDS encoding 23S rRNA (cytosine(2499)-C(5))-methyltransferase, giving the protein MSAPVPARSRLRLRLSPAAELHVRGGHPWVYESSVRDQNREGDAGELAVVYDRRDRFLAIGLYDPHSPLRVRVLHTGAPATLDDAWWGERLDAALRLRAPLFGADTDGYRVVNGESDGWPGLVIDRYAHVLVLKLYTAAWFPHLERVLKLLEERFLDSSVVLRLSRNIQTHAAQAGLHDGQVLAGHVDDAPVVFHETGLAFEAEVRRGQKTGFFLDQRENRRRVERLARGRRVLNAFSFSGGFSLYAARGGATEVVSLDLSAHALNSAARNYALNPKLTAPHETIQADVFDWLTHTGRAFDLIVLDPPSLARRETERAGAIRAYGKLAADATSRLAPGGILVSGSCSAHVSADEFWDAVRDAATQSGRPWKELATTRHAPDHHASFAEAEYLKAIYLQLE; this is encoded by the coding sequence ATGTCTGCCCCCGTTCCTGCCCGCTCCCGCCTGCGCCTGCGCCTGTCTCCGGCGGCAGAACTGCACGTGCGCGGTGGGCATCCCTGGGTCTACGAATCGAGCGTGCGCGATCAGAACCGCGAGGGCGACGCGGGCGAACTGGCCGTGGTCTACGACCGCCGCGACCGCTTCCTGGCCATCGGCCTGTACGATCCGCATTCACCGCTGCGGGTGCGCGTGCTGCACACCGGAGCGCCCGCCACCCTGGACGACGCGTGGTGGGGGGAGCGTCTGGACGCCGCCCTGCGCCTGCGTGCCCCGCTGTTCGGCGCCGATACCGACGGCTACCGGGTAGTGAACGGCGAGTCCGACGGCTGGCCGGGGCTAGTGATCGACCGCTACGCCCATGTGCTGGTCTTGAAGCTCTACACCGCCGCGTGGTTTCCGCATCTGGAGCGCGTGCTGAAACTACTGGAGGAACGCTTCCTGGACTCCTCGGTGGTGCTGCGCCTGAGCCGCAATATCCAGACCCACGCGGCCCAGGCGGGGCTGCACGACGGTCAGGTGCTGGCGGGGCACGTCGACGACGCGCCCGTGGTCTTCCACGAGACCGGCCTGGCCTTCGAGGCCGAGGTGCGGCGCGGCCAGAAGACCGGGTTTTTTCTGGATCAGCGCGAGAACCGCCGCCGGGTGGAGCGGCTGGCACGCGGGCGGCGCGTGCTCAATGCCTTCTCCTTTTCCGGGGGTTTCTCGCTGTACGCCGCGCGGGGCGGGGCCACCGAGGTTGTCAGTCTCGATCTCAGCGCCCACGCTCTGAACAGTGCCGCGCGCAACTACGCCCTGAATCCTAAGCTCACGGCGCCCCACGAAACCATCCAGGCGGATGTCTTCGACTGGCTGACCCACACCGGGCGGGCGTTCGATCTGATCGTGCTCGATCCGCCCTCGCTGGCACGGCGGGAGACCGAGAGGGCGGGCGCCATCCGGGCCTACGGCAAGCTGGCCGCCGACGCCACCTCGCGCCTCGCGCCCGGCGGCATCCTGGTCAGCGGGTCATGCTCCGCGCATGTCAGCGCCGACGAGTTCTGGGACGCCGTGCGGGACGCGGCCACACAGAGCGGCCGCCCGTGGAAGGAACTGGCGACCACCCGCCACGCGCCGGATCACCACGCCAGTTTCGCGGAGGCGGAGTACCTCAAGGCGATCTATCTCCAGTTGGAGTGA
- a CDS encoding M16 family metallopeptidase → MRSPSLRLPATLLLSGLLLLGTPAQTAWAQTAPAQTAPAPAPTTPLPAGVKFVTEAEGIREYRLNNGLRVLLFPDTSATTFTLNVTYLVGSRHEGYGETGMAHLLEHMVFKGTPTSGNILESLGRRGADFNGTTSEDRTNYFETMTNTGDNLAWALSMEADRMVNSKIAASDLKTEMTVVRNEFESGENDPFSLLYKQVRSVAYDWHNYGNTAIGNRSDVENVPITRLQDFYRRYYQPDNAVLTLAGNFDAAAALAQIARDFGKIRRPWRTLPAQYTVENPQDGERSVTVRRVGDQRILLTAYHMPSVRHPDMPALLVLDQILADEPAGRLYKALVQSKQATAIGTLTNSASDPGLLMYAAVLGKDDDTAPAQATLIRTLEEAGQTAFTDEDVARVRARVVSSFEQLLAKPEQVGVTLSEYIAAGDWRLLFKLRDDLEKVSAADVTRVAKAYLKPSNRTLGVFVPTGDPDRVAVGAAPSAAEVLRGFQARAAQAAGETIPPEPAALEARTVRSVVAGAKVALLPKKTRGGRIELVLSLNFGNPETVRSGDDAADFIAPLLTRGSKDLTRQQLNDRLEAIKTQLSVSGGAAGATVRLSTDRTNLPEALELVRRVLREPVFPQADFDELKKAALDGAENGRNDPQSVASLALSRQFAQPGAKRGDLGYVPTLDESLEDVRAVTLEQVKDYYAKVWGAASVQVAAVGDFDPQTVTAALPGILGGFTSGVPYERINLPLVTPKSSDLVVNVPDKANAIYLARLNFPLRDDHPDYAALAVAMRVFGSGTDSRLFNRLRQQDGLSYGAGGNISVSSEDEKGSFTAYAIFNPGVTERVVTAMREELAKALGTGFTDAEITSARSAILQESRVARSEDATLVGSLARQAYLGRTYAFSADLEAKIAAVTPQLAQAALKKYIDPANLVVVRAGTFPK, encoded by the coding sequence ATGCGCTCACCGTCTCTGCGCCTTCCCGCCACCCTGCTGCTGTCTGGTCTGCTGCTGCTCGGGACGCCCGCCCAGACTGCCTGGGCCCAGACGGCTCCAGCCCAGACCGCGCCCGCCCCGGCCCCCACGACTCCCCTGCCCGCCGGGGTGAAGTTCGTGACCGAGGCCGAGGGCATCCGCGAGTACCGCCTGAACAACGGGCTGCGCGTGCTGCTGTTCCCGGACACCTCGGCCACGACCTTCACCCTGAACGTGACCTATCTGGTGGGCAGCCGCCACGAGGGCTACGGCGAGACCGGCATGGCGCACCTGCTGGAACACATGGTCTTCAAGGGCACGCCGACCAGCGGCAACATCCTGGAGAGCCTGGGGAGGCGCGGCGCCGACTTCAACGGCACCACCAGCGAAGACCGCACGAACTACTTCGAGACCATGACCAACACCGGCGACAACCTGGCCTGGGCGCTGAGCATGGAGGCCGACCGCATGGTGAACTCGAAGATCGCCGCCAGCGACCTGAAGACGGAAATGACGGTGGTTCGCAACGAGTTCGAGTCCGGCGAGAACGACCCCTTCTCGCTGCTGTACAAACAGGTCAGGTCTGTGGCCTACGACTGGCACAACTACGGCAACACCGCCATCGGCAACCGCAGCGACGTGGAGAACGTGCCCATCACGCGCCTGCAGGACTTCTACCGGCGCTACTACCAGCCCGACAACGCCGTGCTGACGCTGGCCGGCAACTTCGACGCGGCGGCGGCCCTGGCGCAGATCGCCCGCGATTTCGGCAAGATCCGCAGGCCCTGGCGCACGCTGCCCGCCCAGTACACCGTGGAAAACCCACAGGACGGCGAACGCAGCGTGACCGTGCGGCGGGTGGGCGACCAGCGCATCCTGCTCACCGCCTACCACATGCCCAGCGTGCGCCACCCCGACATGCCCGCCCTGCTGGTGCTCGACCAGATCCTGGCCGACGAACCCGCCGGGCGGCTCTACAAGGCGCTGGTGCAGAGCAAGCAGGCCACCGCCATCGGCACCCTGACGAACTCGGCCTCTGACCCGGGGCTGCTGATGTACGCCGCCGTGCTGGGCAAGGACGACGACACCGCGCCCGCCCAGGCGACCCTGATCAGAACCCTGGAAGAGGCCGGGCAGACGGCCTTTACCGACGAGGACGTGGCCCGCGTGCGCGCCCGCGTGGTCAGCAGCTTCGAGCAGCTGCTCGCCAAGCCCGAGCAGGTCGGCGTGACCCTCTCGGAGTACATCGCGGCCGGCGACTGGAGGCTGCTGTTCAAGCTGCGCGACGATCTGGAGAAGGTCAGCGCCGCCGACGTGACCCGCGTGGCGAAGGCCTACCTGAAGCCCAGCAACCGCACCCTGGGCGTCTTCGTGCCCACCGGCGATCCCGACCGCGTGGCCGTGGGCGCCGCGCCCAGCGCCGCCGAGGTGCTCAGGGGCTTCCAGGCCCGCGCGGCACAGGCGGCGGGCGAGACCATCCCGCCCGAGCCGGCGGCGCTGGAGGCCCGCACCGTGCGCAGCGTGGTTGCCGGTGCGAAGGTGGCGCTGCTGCCCAAGAAGACCCGCGGGGGGCGCATCGAGCTGGTGCTCAGCCTGAACTTCGGCAACCCCGAGACGGTCAGGAGCGGCGACGACGCGGCCGACTTCATCGCGCCGCTGCTGACGCGCGGGAGCAAGGATCTGACCCGCCAGCAGCTCAACGACCGCCTGGAGGCCATCAAGACCCAGCTGAGCGTGAGCGGCGGGGCGGCGGGGGCCACGGTGCGCCTCAGCACCGACCGGACGAACCTGCCTGAAGCGCTGGAACTCGTGCGCCGTGTGCTGCGCGAGCCGGTCTTCCCGCAGGCCGACTTCGACGAGCTGAAGAAGGCCGCCCTGGACGGCGCTGAGAACGGCCGCAACGACCCGCAGAGCGTGGCGAGTCTGGCCCTGAGCCGGCAGTTCGCCCAGCCTGGCGCGAAACGCGGCGACCTGGGCTACGTGCCCACGCTGGACGAGTCGCTCGAAGACGTGCGCGCGGTGACCCTGGAGCAGGTGAAGGACTACTACGCGAAGGTCTGGGGCGCGGCGTCCGTGCAGGTCGCGGCGGTCGGGGATTTCGACCCGCAGACGGTCACGGCGGCGCTGCCCGGCATCCTGGGCGGCTTCACCAGCGGCGTGCCCTACGAGCGGATCAACCTGCCGCTGGTCACGCCGAAGAGCAGTGATCTGGTCGTGAACGTGCCCGACAAGGCCAACGCCATCTATCTGGCGCGGCTGAACTTCCCCCTGCGCGACGACCACCCGGACTACGCGGCCCTGGCGGTCGCCATGCGCGTGTTCGGCTCGGGCACCGACTCGCGCCTGTTCAATCGCCTGCGCCAGCAGGACGGCCTGAGCTACGGCGCAGGCGGCAATATCAGCGTGAGCAGCGAGGACGAGAAGGGCAGCTTCACGGCCTACGCCATCTTCAATCCGGGCGTGACCGAGAGGGTCGTGACCGCCATGCGCGAGGAGCTGGCAAAAGCGCTGGGCACGGGCTTTACCGACGCCGAGATCACGTCGGCCCGCTCGGCCATCCTGCAGGAGTCGCGCGTGGCCCGCTCCGAGGACGCCACGCTGGTCGGCAGCCTGGCGCGGCAGGCCTACCTGGGCCGCACCTACGCCTTCAGCGCCGATCTGGAGGCGAAGATCGCGGCGGTGACCCCTCAGTTGGCGCAGGCCGCCCTGAAGAAGTACATCGACCCGGCCAATCTGGTGGTGGTGCGCGCCGGCACCTTCCCGAAGTGA
- a CDS encoding alpha/beta hydrolase family protein, with product MSHLPSAIRHLPSALARLQTIRKRRALAWGALAYAGIVFAGAFLGAEITLRSKTKWVKGVFVPIGRRGNDIFLPAGVETMSRGVVGIVPLLPNKGHAVLGPQRLAGTLVRRPVLQERGVLPNGALAWVSTFVYNGTPQQLGIDFEHTVVQTPVGEMPAWHVPPRKGDSDAIAIVIHGHGGQRAQALRMLPALMRSGVGSLFVTFRNAFGAPRVGKGYLGLGDVEAEDVLAALHWAREAGYRRAVLYGFSMGGNIALSVLREKFMPFPIPVTGVMLDCPALEWRDTIRWQAQRFGLPKLLARHVGRFTEYIVTRRSGQDFDVVDQLAAAPGFKVPILLWHGTRDRTIPIRQSDALAAARPDLVEYHRIEGGKHIRVWNIDPKGYDRALEAFIERVLPGVNRD from the coding sequence ATGAGCCACCTGCCATCTGCCATTCGCCATCTGCCATCTGCTCTGGCCCGCCTCCAGACCATCCGCAAACGCCGCGCCCTCGCGTGGGGAGCGTTGGCGTATGCCGGGATCGTCTTCGCGGGAGCATTTCTAGGGGCGGAGATCACCCTGCGGTCTAAGACCAAATGGGTGAAGGGCGTCTTCGTGCCCATCGGTCGGCGCGGCAACGACATCTTCCTGCCGGCAGGCGTCGAAACGATGTCACGCGGGGTGGTCGGCATCGTGCCGCTGCTGCCGAACAAGGGCCACGCCGTCCTGGGGCCGCAGAGGCTGGCGGGCACGCTGGTCAGGCGACCCGTCTTGCAGGAGCGCGGCGTGCTGCCCAACGGCGCGCTGGCCTGGGTGTCCACCTTCGTCTACAACGGCACGCCCCAGCAGCTCGGCATCGATTTCGAGCACACGGTGGTTCAGACCCCGGTGGGCGAGATGCCCGCCTGGCACGTCCCGCCGCGCAAAGGTGACAGTGACGCCATCGCCATCGTCATCCACGGGCACGGGGGGCAGCGGGCGCAGGCGCTGCGGATGCTGCCGGCGCTGATGCGCTCGGGTGTGGGCTCGCTGTTCGTCACCTTCCGCAACGCCTTCGGGGCGCCCCGGGTCGGCAAGGGCTACCTCGGCCTGGGCGACGTCGAGGCCGAGGACGTGCTGGCCGCCCTGCACTGGGCCAGGGAGGCCGGCTATAGACGTGCCGTGCTGTACGGCTTCTCGATGGGCGGCAACATCGCCCTGAGCGTGCTGCGCGAGAAGTTCATGCCCTTTCCCATCCCGGTCACGGGCGTCATGCTCGACTGCCCGGCGCTGGAGTGGCGCGACACCATCCGCTGGCAGGCGCAGCGGTTCGGGCTGCCGAAGCTGCTGGCGCGGCACGTCGGCCGCTTTACCGAGTACATCGTGACCCGCCGATCCGGGCAGGACTTCGATGTGGTCGACCAGCTGGCCGCCGCGCCGGGCTTCAAGGTGCCCATTTTGCTGTGGCACGGCACGCGCGACCGTACCATTCCCATACGCCAGTCCGACGCCCTGGCCGCTGCCCGCCCCGACCTGGTGGAGTACCACCGCATTGAAGGTGGCAAGCACATCCGGGTCTGGAACATCGACCCGAAGGGGTACGACCGGGCGCTGGAGGCCTTCATCGAGCGCGTTCTGCCCGGAGTGAACCGTGACTGA